A genomic stretch from Methanomassiliicoccales archaeon includes:
- a CDS encoding 4Fe-4S binding protein: MRVVNMYAEVDASKCTGCQTCEKVCPTLSIKVGKIDGKRKAQVNLDTCVGCGACSERCQFRAVNLKNLSQPRILAIDLESVDRIKIKELCLKARLHPEQIVCFCTGTRAEEIAAAILHGASSPEEISRTVGARTGCKVECIQPILRLLFAAGKDPKPIKGGWQWYGLTPTLWDIPEEVIEKYSSRGFYFEEDRAIFRKLLDLAEKRGE, from the coding sequence GTGAGAGTCGTCAACATGTATGCGGAGGTTGATGCCTCCAAGTGCACTGGGTGCCAGACGTGCGAAAAGGTCTGTCCGACGCTTTCAATCAAAGTCGGAAAAATTGACGGCAAAAGGAAGGCGCAAGTCAATCTCGATACATGCGTTGGCTGTGGCGCATGCTCGGAAAGATGCCAGTTTAGGGCTGTCAATCTGAAAAATCTCAGCCAGCCGAGGATTCTGGCGATTGATCTCGAATCGGTCGACAGAATCAAGATCAAGGAGCTGTGCCTGAAAGCGAGATTGCACCCAGAGCAAATCGTATGTTTCTGCACGGGCACGAGGGCAGAAGAGATTGCTGCGGCAATCCTCCATGGAGCCTCGTCCCCTGAAGAGATTTCGAGGACGGTCGGAGCAAGAACGGGCTGTAAGGTCGAATGCATTCAGCCGATTCTCCGTTTGCTCTTCGCCGCCGGGAAAGATCCGAAGCCCATTAAGGGAGGATGGCAGTGGTATGGTCTAACGCCGACCCTCTGGGATATTCCGGAAGAAGTAATCGAGAAATACTCCTCCAGAGGCTTTTATTTTGAGGAAGATAGGGCGATTTTCAGGAAGCTCCTTGATTTGGCTGAAAAAAGGGGTGAATAA
- a CDS encoding HD domain-containing protein has protein sequence MISRDEAIRVVRNYISKENNLKHMIAVGAIMRELAVNLGEDALKWEVTGILHDIDFETCNAPSNHTLKAKELLQGIVDDEIINSILAHNYEYTSVMPDSKLKKALIASDAASGLIVACALVMPSKKLDEVKLETLLKKYKSKDFARNVSRERIAICNELALALEQFLQIALEGMKKVSGELGL, from the coding sequence ATGATCTCAAGGGATGAGGCAATTCGCGTGGTGAGGAATTACATTTCGAAAGAAAACAATCTGAAGCATATGATCGCGGTTGGTGCGATCATGAGGGAGTTAGCAGTGAATCTAGGTGAAGATGCGTTGAAATGGGAGGTGACAGGAATTCTCCACGACATCGACTTTGAGACATGCAATGCTCCTTCAAATCACACCCTGAAGGCAAAGGAGTTGCTTCAGGGAATTGTTGATGATGAAATCATCAACTCGATTTTGGCGCACAATTACGAGTACACATCGGTTATGCCAGATAGTAAACTTAAGAAAGCCCTCATCGCATCCGATGCTGCCTCTGGTCTGATCGTCGCATGTGCGCTTGTTATGCCATCGAAGAAGCTCGATGAAGTGAAATTAGAAACGCTTCTCAAGAAGTACAAGTCGAAGGATTTCGCAAGAAACGTGAGCAGGGAAAGGATCGCGATCTGCAATGAATTAGCTCTCGCGCTCGAGCAATTTTTGCAAATCGCTCTGGAGGGAATGAAGAAGGTATCGGGAGAATTGGGACTTTAA